A stretch of DNA from Balaenoptera musculus isolate JJ_BM4_2016_0621 chromosome 21, mBalMus1.pri.v3, whole genome shotgun sequence:
CACACGTCCACCCCAGACCTTGTCTGTTGCGTGGCAGTGACTGCCACATCTCGACCATGTCACTTACCTGCCGAGAGCCCAGGCTTCATCTTCATTCATATGGGACCCATTGCTGATTTGGATGGGCAGGTCGTCACTGTTTGCTTCTCATCCTCACACACAAGTAACTCTTTAGAAGGTgctaaagtacattttaaaaagcataagaATTCATGTTTCTCTCCCCAAGACCATAGGCATGAAATTTTACTCTCGATAAAACTGCAACAACTCTTAGATCCTTAAAATCATACCGTATGTCATGATAGtaacaatgttgaataaatacacatacacacacacagacgcgtacacatacatacaccttTTTTGGAAGAACAAGTAGGTTATTATTTACTTCATGGTAAATCCCAGCATCCTTAACAGTGTACTTTGTTGGTATAAAGTTAAGAATCactgaagtaaatattttaaattccttttctacTAAAATTATAAGATCCTAATGGAAAATTTATTTAGCCTAGTAAGTTGTTAtggttccattttacagaaaattgttatatttgaatttctgtttttatagatCAGGATCTTCATGCTCAACCAAAGAGAAGAAGAATTAGAAAgcataattcaaagaaaaaatttaaaaatcccaataACGTTCCTGTAGAACAAGCAGAATTAGAGAAACAGCAGAGTATTTTGCAAGAAAAATTGCAGCCACGGCACACAGATGGCCCcacaataagcaaaaataaaaaaaggaaactgaaaaagaaacagcaaattaAGAGGAAGAAAGCAGCTGGCTTACTAACAGGAGTCTCTGGCGTCAACTTCATGTACCAGCCTGAGGAGACCAGCAGTGAGCAGGACAACGTGAGAGTGAGTGATGGAGAGGACGTCgcagacagggagggaggggtcccAGAGGCCGAGGAGGAAGGAGCCACAGACGCCGGGGAGGAAGACGTTAAAAGTACCAATGAAAAGGCAGATGGTATCCTGAACTTTTTGAAGTCAAcacaagaaatttatttttatgatggtATGTTTTTTCCTGTTGTTCTTTTGAATAATGGCATctacttatttggaaaaataagcaaatgtaaaatagttaaatgtttaaaatacaaaacatttaaagtattCAGTATTCAAAATAAGTCGTTAGTTTTGAGGCAAAACTCCAAATATTTAAATTCATCCCACCAAAGATCTGGGCTGGCCCCCTGCTCTAGGCTCACCAGGGGAAACAGCCAGCCCATTAGAGGTGTGGGTCCAAACGAGGTTGGTCTCATCATCCTCATTTCTCTAAAATCCAATTTCAGAATATGTTGCTATTCTCAGCTATATGTctaaagaaaagataaatccaGGTTGGAGGTTTTGATGGACTCTTGCTCATTTTCATCAGCTAGTAGAGAAGTGAAGGAAGCACAGCTCTCTCTCTTTCGGACACACGTTGATTTGCTCCCCAGTGTGTGGCTTtgtgatttgagatttttcagtAAGCGTATTTGACCACTATTTGTACTGATACAGGAGCAGCAGTCTATCCTGGGATTTATTCTGATGGGTGATAATCCCTCACCTTTGTGTGGAGCGTAACAGACAGCAGCCCTGAGGGTCAGGAAGAAGCGGGTGCTGGCTCGGTGCCAAGAACAGAGGTGCTGGCATAACTGCCCCCGTTCTGATCCGTCCCTGGGAGATTCAGGGGATGTGGTGGGCTTAGGGCATCGAACCTCCAGCATGACCAAGATGGAGAAATACTGCCTATATGACAACTGGAGGGGTAAGGAATGGCCTTAAACAGTGATGCAAAAACACCAGGATTAACGGGTCCATTTTAACCAAGATTGACCCTTTTCACTTTCACTTGTTTATCCACACTTTGTGTTAAGTTGAAAACATCCTTAACGAATATCCACATGAGACTAATAGGAGGACGTGGCGGATACACTGCAGAACAGAAGTAGGCTTCAGAGAGATCTCAGTAGATTATCCATTCTCTGCGTGAGGGAGTAGCCTGTGGCAGACAGCCCTCCTGCCAAGGAAGACTGAAGTTTAAAGTGTACTTGGAGTTTAAGAGCTGCTGAGGAAAAGCCCCTGTGACAGATCCCAGAGGAGGTGAACCACAGGCCGGGTGAGCCAGAATGCTGCTGCCCTCCTTCCCTCAAGGTGTCTGCCAGTTTGGACAGGGGCTTGAGCGAGGGTccaggggaaggggcagtgcAGCCCTGGAGAGCAGGCAAACCAGCAGAGCCCCAGTGGTCTCACAGGTCTGGGGAGGAAAGTGGAGGGCCCAGGGTCGGCCAGCTCTGTAAGAAAGGAGGGTCAGAGACCAGAGCAAAGCTCTGCTGGTCCCCCCTCAAAACCTTGGCCAAGCCCTGAACTgtgggatgggaggagggcaACCCGGCAGATGTCTTCCTCATGGCAGGGCGGCCTTTGTGGCGTCCTGAGGGACCGAGCAGGCAGGGCTCACCTGACCCTCCAGCGCAGCACGCAGGCCACGCGCTCAGGTGCAGGTGGACAGCTGCCGGCCAGACGTGCAGACACCCTGTGGTCAGTTCAGCCGCCTGCCCCTTCTCTGCCTACCGAGCAGAGCCGGGGGTACCCTCTCTGGAGGAAAATGCCGTTAGCCGAGACCCTGTGATTTTCATGTTCATTCAAAGGAGTGTGTCAGGCACAGCAAGAGACAGGACCATACGACCAAAACCATGAGGAAAAGAGCAGTAGAAAGAGGCCACGGGGTGGAGACGCTGATGTTACCAGACAAGGGATTTAAAATAGCTATGATCTAGATGTCCAAGAAGTAGGgagaagatgcagaaaaaaggtgaaaagcgGAGACTTTCACCAGATAATGTGAATCTGTTAGGATAATCAAACGGAAATTCTAGACCTGagaaatataataactgaaattaagaactcaaaGACGAGTTCAGACAGCAGATTAGATTCAGCATAAAAGAGAATTAGTAACTGCAAGGCAGGCTGAAGGAAGTATCCAgagtgaaggagggagaggaaaggatggaAAACACAGAAGGAGCATAACGGCCACATGGGTCGGAAGGAGCCTCACCCGTGGGACTGGGGCCCGAGGGACGTGTCAGAGGTGGCAGCTGGGAGTTTTTCAAAGTTGGCAAAGACCATGAAGTCACAGATTCTAGACGTCCTGTGAACACCAACCGGGATTAGTGCAGAAATGGCCTCAGCACGATGTAGGCCTGCCACCGGCCGGCAGCAGGCACAGCGCTGTGCTCATGGGGCAGCCTCCTTGGCTTCCTTGAAGCATCCCAGATGCCCAGCAGCTTCATGCTCTGTTTGTAGATGCCTGACACCTTCGGAGGGCTTGGTTTCGTGTGTTTCCCCTGCTCCGTGCGTGGATTCCAGTACCTGGAACACTCAGAGCTGCTTTACGGGATCAGTGCCCATAACAGACACCACCTTTCCACTGTGGTTCAACAgttgtattttgttgtttgcttttcaaAGTTCTGTTCTGATTGTCTCTCAAACACATCATTCTAAATAGAAATATACGTTTGAGGCTTCCTTTAGGAGGTGAGAGCTTATCTTCAGTTTATAGGAGTAAAAATGCATTTCTAAGTGATCCTGTCTTTGTTTAGGTGTCTCCAAGGATTCGGACTCGGCTGTCTTCATGGAGACCAGTGAAGAGCTATTTAAATATCTTGAAACTCACAGCATGCCCTCCTCAGATGTGTTCATTCTGGATCACATGAAAACGCTGTTACTTTTGCAAGATACTGAAAGATTGAAGAGTGCCCTGGAAGTGTTCCCAGAACATTGCAGGATGCCACCCGGTATGTACTGTGCACTTTATTCATTGTGCTGCTTTAGACACTTGTCTAGGGTTTGCCTCTGAAAAACTTACTCTCTAGCAAAGCAGTCCTGAATCAGAAAATATAAGGATGCACATATGGCTTGAGGAATAGATTCCCACAGAGGAATATGCTTCTTGCATCTCTCTTGCTATAAAAATATCTCACATGATATATGCAGACATGCGTGTGCAATCTAATTCTCCAGACTTGCGAGCTCCACTCTTAGGACCAAATCCTTATTAGTTTAAATGGAAGTGAaagagttcatttctttttcccttctccttttcctctgctAGATTCGGAGAAGGTacattttttctctcctccaaaTGTCTTGGTCTGCTTTCCTGGACCCTACAGTAAAAAGGGAGTTGAACTATAAGATGATTTCTCTTTTGTTACTTCCTCACCCTTTGTTGGGTGCCCATTTCATGCAAACTGTACAGTGCTGGGCCAACTGTGCTTGTGTCTTCACAATGCCATGGATGGGGCTTCACACTGGCAGCTTGAAGTCCCACCGGGCCACGGTGGGAATACTCCGGCCGCAGAAATCTGCAGACACTGAGTATCAGAGGATCGGGACTTCTTGGAGAGCACTTCAGCTGCACGGCATGGGGCAGGACTCCATGCTGGACCCAGGACAGGCACTGGGCAGACTTAGCTGAGTGAATGAAAGTGATTCTGCAGATTACCCTGGGGCAGTGATCTCAAAATGAGTACAGTGCATGGTTTTTCTTCTTGGAAACCTCATAGTGTAGCTGAAGAGTCAAGACTGACATGTTTAAAAAGCCATATATCACATTTCGTCACGTGAAATAACAGTAAAGCCAGCAGTAAAGC
This window harbors:
- the ERICH1 gene encoding glutamate-rich protein 1 isoform X2 — its product is MAALRKHVFVGKVLKKLYPEGPHGQEKRAPVSPACRNPPEKVAPERVKGRSVPPMTGGDTQVQPARRLYTVGLPPEGWVPPPPEAPSCSSPESSSSGEDAGDQDLHAQPKRRRIRKHNSKKKFKNPNNVPVEQAELEKQQSILQEKLQPRHTDGPTISKNKKRKLKKKQQIKRKKAAGLLTGVSGVNFMYQPEETSSEQDNVRVSDGEDVADREGGVPEAEEEGATDAGEEDVKSTNEKADGILNFLKSTQEIYFYDGVSKDSDSAVFMETSEELFKYLETHSMPSSDVFILDHMKTLLLLQDTERLKSALEVFPEHCRMPPAATNL
- the ERICH1 gene encoding glutamate-rich protein 1 isoform X1, which codes for MAALRKHVFVGKVLKKLYPEGPHGQEKRAPVSPACRNPPEKVAPERVKGRSVPPMTGGDTQVQPARRLYTVGLPPEGWVPPPPEAPSCSSPESSSSGEDAGDQDLHAQPKRRRIRKHNSKKKFKNPNNVPVEQAELEKQQSILQEKLQPRHTDGPTISKNKKRKLKKKQQIKRKKAAGLLTGVSGVNFMYQPEETSSEQDNVRVSDGEDVADREGGVPEAEEEGATDAGEEDVKSTNEKADGILNFLKSTQEIYFYDGVSKDSDSAVFMETSEELFKYLETHSMPSSDVFILDHMKTLLLLQDTERLKSALEVFPEHCRMPPDYARVISAFFNYWITHILPEKNNE